A single Sutterella megalosphaeroides DNA region contains:
- a CDS encoding ABC transporter permease yields MLHVLRLKLLRLRALVRKELVTLLLDPAMLRILFVPVIAQSVLFGYGATFNLEQVPYVLYDASRSEASFEVARKIQSNGIFEPIATPRSIEDVRRTIDHGDALIGIVIPDDFAARQADGTGGTIYVAVDARNTTTANVATGYVAAIVEKLNAEKGAAGAVRLVERYRYNENAITRYNIMPGLILALSMLQVMLLAGVAVSREREEGSFDMMLMTPMTPVEIFVGKAIPPLVIGVAQGFLIFAVARYWFEIPFAGSIGLLFFVVSLFSLSIVGLALAISAASRTYQQSVILVFFFVLPALILSGLMTPVGAMPEFMQAATVFNPARYGIQMVRMIYFEGAGFDAIRPFLWPLLLLTGLTIPAATWFFRHKVT; encoded by the coding sequence ATGTTGCATGTTCTTCGCCTCAAACTCCTGCGTCTTCGAGCGCTCGTTCGCAAGGAGCTCGTGACGCTCCTTTTGGACCCCGCGATGCTGCGCATTCTTTTCGTTCCCGTCATCGCGCAGTCGGTCCTCTTCGGCTACGGGGCCACCTTCAATTTGGAGCAGGTCCCCTACGTCCTTTACGACGCGTCGCGCTCGGAAGCCTCCTTCGAAGTGGCGCGCAAAATCCAATCGAACGGGATTTTCGAGCCGATTGCGACCCCGCGCAGTATCGAAGACGTACGCCGCACGATCGATCACGGGGACGCCCTGATCGGGATCGTGATTCCGGACGACTTCGCCGCGCGACAGGCGGACGGCACGGGCGGCACGATCTACGTGGCGGTCGACGCACGCAACACCACGACCGCGAACGTCGCGACGGGCTACGTCGCCGCGATCGTCGAAAAGCTCAACGCCGAAAAGGGTGCCGCGGGCGCCGTGCGGCTCGTTGAGCGCTACCGCTACAACGAAAACGCGATCACACGCTACAACATCATGCCGGGGCTCATTCTCGCGCTCTCAATGCTCCAGGTGATGCTCCTTGCGGGTGTGGCCGTTTCGCGCGAACGCGAAGAAGGATCCTTCGACATGATGCTCATGACCCCGATGACCCCCGTCGAAATCTTCGTCGGGAAAGCGATCCCGCCGCTTGTGATCGGCGTCGCGCAGGGCTTTCTCATTTTTGCCGTCGCGCGCTACTGGTTCGAGATTCCCTTTGCGGGCTCGATCGGGCTCCTCTTTTTCGTCGTATCCCTCTTTTCGCTCAGCATCGTGGGCTTGGCGCTCGCGATCTCGGCCGCGTCGCGCACGTACCAGCAGTCCGTGATCCTCGTCTTTTTCTTCGTGCTTCCCGCCCTCATCCTCTCGGGCCTCATGACCCCCGTCGGGGCGATGCCCGAATTCATGCAGGCGGCGACCGTCTTCAACCCCGCACGCTACGGGATCCAGATGGTACGCATGATTTATTTCGAGGGTGCGGGCTTCGACGCGATTCGCCCCTTCCTCTGGCCGCTCCTCCTACTTACGGGACTTACGATTCCGGCGGCAACGTGGTTCTTCCGGCACAAGGTCACCTGA
- a CDS encoding ABC transporter permease, which produces MSRFESLRRFGALVRKEFRQMRRDPSVIVVSFGLPLMLLLVFGYGLSMDLKNVPVAVVLGESSPQAQNVAERIDASPYFRSIPTASREAAEKLLAARKIEAIVDIPPGFERDVALGNGEIGLVVHGVDANSATIIRTYVAATLQIAAAQNAERGAAVASPSETGAPPAVRILSRAWFNEANTSSWYLVPGLTIVLMTLVSSFLGSSVIAREWERGTMEALALTPASPVEILASKFLAYFALSTAGEGTAILTSIALFDVPVRGSCWLLAGVFLLYNVWALVFGLFLSAALKRQFVAMQMAVIGSYLPALILSGFIFDLRSVPDWISAVGHLMPPTYAMETVKILFLSGGATDVVLENALILALWTTSFALAALAVLRKRMD; this is translated from the coding sequence ATGAGTCGATTCGAAAGTCTTCGGCGCTTCGGCGCCCTTGTGCGGAAGGAATTCCGCCAGATGCGGCGGGATCCGTCCGTCATCGTCGTGAGTTTCGGGCTGCCCCTCATGCTCCTTCTCGTTTTCGGCTACGGCCTCTCGATGGACCTCAAGAACGTGCCCGTTGCGGTCGTGCTCGGGGAATCGAGTCCGCAGGCGCAAAACGTGGCCGAACGAATCGACGCCTCCCCCTACTTCCGCTCGATCCCGACCGCTTCGCGCGAAGCGGCGGAGAAACTTCTTGCCGCCCGCAAAATCGAAGCGATCGTCGACATTCCGCCCGGGTTCGAGCGGGATGTCGCTCTGGGGAACGGCGAAATCGGTCTCGTCGTTCACGGGGTGGACGCGAACAGCGCGACCATCATCCGCACGTACGTGGCGGCCACCCTGCAAATCGCGGCCGCGCAAAACGCGGAGCGCGGGGCGGCTGTTGCAAGCCCCTCCGAAACCGGCGCACCTCCGGCCGTCCGAATCCTTTCGCGCGCCTGGTTCAACGAAGCGAACACATCGAGCTGGTACCTCGTGCCGGGCCTTACGATCGTTCTCATGACGCTCGTATCGAGCTTTTTGGGAAGTTCCGTCATCGCGCGCGAATGGGAGCGCGGCACGATGGAGGCGCTTGCCCTGACGCCCGCGTCCCCCGTTGAAATCCTCGCGTCGAAATTCCTCGCCTATTTCGCGCTTTCGACGGCGGGAGAAGGCACCGCCATTCTGACGAGCATCGCCCTGTTTGACGTTCCCGTGCGGGGAAGCTGCTGGCTGTTGGCGGGCGTTTTTCTCCTCTACAACGTCTGGGCGCTTGTGTTCGGGCTCTTTTTGTCCGCTGCTTTGAAGCGGCAGTTCGTCGCGATGCAGATGGCCGTGATCGGGAGCTACCTTCCCGCCCTGATTCTCTCGGGCTTCATTTTCGACCTTCGGAGCGTTCCCGATTGGATTTCGGCAGTCGGTCACCTGATGCCGCCCACGTACGCCATGGAAACCGTGAAAATTCTCTTCCTCTCGGGGGGCGCAACGGACGTCGTCCTCGAAAACGCACTCATTCTCGCGCTCTGGACGACGAGCTTCGCGCTCGCCGCCCTGGCGGTGCTGAGAAAGCGCATGGATTGA
- a CDS encoding ATP-binding cassette domain-containing protein, producing MSEAINEPTFEREGATLNTPRAAPSPTSGSRGFFGRLCSALFPGKLREASNSKNANAAAPKTSGKTLETHSDRECGARSDPASDPTQPLSIRHLSKRFPAPDGKVLEALSDVSIDIFRRGENVAIVGPDGAGKTTLIRTIAGLLKPDGIEANGVKVAPFIRVFGRTPDTNDPAFTETIGVMPQRFGLYEELSCRENLEFFAAVKGIRGDEFEKRFARLMNLTGLAGFESRPAGKLSGGMKQKLGLAATLMTTPDFIVLDEPTVGVDPLSRRELQRVLEDVRRTDGVTTLFSTAYLDEAASADRVYILEKGRIVAGGTPSDLLQRVKGRTWRAVPAGDAQGNSLSNGKSGEIGSAAQHLARALMQSVCAVRADSPWLDAVPRGDGVDLLARAGADRAALERSIAELSSAGLPAALSERPETLEDAYATLTFEDGGSEASSVAEGAKSNTAQPLDTGKNDPTDDASTPVIRAEHISRRFGNFVAVADTRFEVRRGEIFGLLGPNGAGKTTTFRMLCGLLPPSSGEIRIDGVDLLASASQARARIGYVAQKFSLYERLTVRQTLRYFGECYGVSGRALEARIGELLSGPGATLGVHLDRRAGMLPLGAKRELAMACALLHRPAILFLDEATSGADLAARRAFWRRIVELARNGTTVVVTTHFMDEAEYCDRFLIQDAGRVLVLGSPAEVRRSAGAATVEEAFRTIVLENRSKEAESKSGGKPPEKSSSEGSAK from the coding sequence ATGTCCGAAGCGATCAACGAGCCGACGTTCGAGCGCGAAGGCGCGACGCTCAATACCCCCCGAGCAGCCCCCTCCCCGACCTCCGGGTCGCGGGGGTTCTTCGGGCGCCTCTGCTCGGCCCTCTTCCCCGGGAAACTCCGGGAGGCGAGCAATTCGAAGAACGCAAACGCAGCCGCCCCGAAAACGAGCGGAAAAACGCTTGAAACCCACTCCGATCGGGAGTGTGGTGCACGGTCCGACCCCGCATCCGACCCGACGCAGCCCCTCTCTATCCGTCACCTCTCGAAGCGCTTCCCCGCCCCCGACGGCAAGGTTCTCGAAGCGCTCTCCGACGTCTCGATCGACATTTTCCGTCGCGGCGAAAACGTCGCGATCGTCGGGCCCGACGGTGCGGGGAAAACGACCCTCATTCGCACGATTGCCGGGCTTTTGAAGCCCGATGGCATTGAGGCGAACGGCGTAAAGGTCGCCCCCTTCATTCGCGTTTTCGGACGCACCCCCGATACGAACGACCCCGCATTCACGGAGACGATCGGTGTGATGCCGCAGCGCTTCGGTCTCTACGAAGAACTTTCCTGCCGCGAGAACCTCGAATTCTTTGCGGCCGTCAAAGGGATCCGCGGCGACGAATTCGAAAAGCGCTTCGCGCGGCTCATGAACCTCACGGGCTTGGCGGGGTTCGAATCGCGCCCGGCGGGCAAGCTCTCGGGCGGGATGAAACAAAAGTTGGGGCTTGCGGCAACGCTCATGACCACGCCCGACTTCATCGTGCTCGACGAACCGACGGTCGGTGTCGACCCCCTCTCCCGACGGGAGCTCCAACGCGTTCTGGAGGACGTCCGCCGTACGGACGGCGTCACGACCCTCTTTTCGACGGCCTACCTTGACGAGGCCGCGTCGGCCGATCGCGTCTATATTCTCGAAAAGGGCCGGATCGTCGCCGGCGGGACGCCCTCGGATCTTCTGCAAAGAGTGAAGGGGCGCACGTGGCGGGCCGTGCCTGCCGGAGATGCGCAAGGGAATTCCCTCTCGAACGGGAAGAGCGGTGAAATCGGCTCGGCCGCGCAGCACCTTGCGCGCGCCCTCATGCAAAGCGTTTGCGCCGTACGGGCGGATTCGCCGTGGCTTGACGCCGTTCCGCGCGGCGACGGGGTGGATCTTCTCGCGCGTGCCGGAGCGGACCGCGCGGCGCTTGAGCGCTCGATTGCGGAGCTTTCCTCCGCGGGGCTTCCCGCCGCGCTTTCCGAACGCCCCGAAACGCTCGAAGACGCCTATGCGACACTCACCTTTGAGGACGGCGGTTCCGAAGCGTCTTCGGTCGCCGAGGGCGCGAAGAGCAATACGGCGCAGCCGCTCGACACGGGAAAGAACGATCCGACGGACGACGCCTCCACGCCCGTCATCCGTGCGGAACACATTTCGCGGCGCTTCGGGAATTTCGTCGCCGTCGCGGACACGCGTTTCGAAGTCAGACGCGGGGAAATTTTCGGCCTGCTCGGTCCGAACGGGGCGGGCAAAACCACGACCTTTCGAATGCTCTGCGGGCTTTTGCCTCCGAGCTCGGGCGAAATTCGCATCGACGGGGTGGACCTTCTTGCGTCCGCCTCGCAAGCCCGAGCCCGCATCGGGTACGTAGCGCAGAAGTTTTCGCTCTACGAGCGCCTCACCGTGCGTCAGACGCTTCGCTACTTCGGGGAGTGTTACGGGGTCTCGGGGCGCGCGCTCGAAGCGCGGATCGGGGAACTCCTTTCGGGCCCCGGTGCGACACTCGGGGTTCATCTCGACCGACGGGCGGGGATGCTGCCGCTCGGCGCGAAGCGGGAACTCGCCATGGCCTGCGCGCTGTTGCATCGTCCCGCAATCCTCTTTCTCGACGAAGCCACGTCCGGGGCCGACCTCGCGGCGCGCCGCGCCTTCTGGCGCCGAATCGTGGAACTTGCGCGCAACGGGACGACGGTCGTCGTCACCACACACTTCATGGACGAGGCCGAATATTGCGACCGCTTCCTCATTCAGGACGCGGGGCGGGTGCTCGTTCTCGGGTCCCCCGCCGAAGTGCGTCGCTCGGCCGGCGCCGCCACGGTCGAGGAGGCGTTCCGTACGATCGTACTCGAAAATCGCTCAAAGGAAGCCGAGTCGAAGTCGGGCGGCAAACCCCCGGAAAAGTCCTCTTCGGAAGGGAGCGCGAAATGA
- a CDS encoding HlyD family efflux transporter periplasmic adaptor subunit, producing MPIKKFVPGLLFAGLLAGGAAYVAFEGDEPAPPTRAWGNVDTRQVSLAFEGSGRIAELTVEEGERVAAGDLLGKLDTTALQIERRQAEANLRALDAAARMAEEGYRAEDIERARKEVSALAAQRESARRTYERQKGLSQTGATSRQLLEDARYAETALARQLEGARANLHALEAGPRPQEVESARAQADAAAAAVDRLTDQIDRAALLYAPVSGIVRSRLAEPGDMASPARTVFQLSIVDPKWVRAYVTERQLAYVKEGAPARVSTDTTEPVDGTVAFVSSTAEFTPKSVQTEELRTLLVYEVKVSVPDPENRLRLGQPVTVDFPDEATTGTPSNASND from the coding sequence CCGGTCTTCTTTTTGCAGGGCTCCTTGCAGGGGGCGCAGCCTACGTGGCGTTCGAGGGAGACGAGCCCGCTCCGCCCACCCGCGCCTGGGGGAATGTCGACACCCGGCAGGTGTCGCTCGCCTTCGAAGGCTCGGGCCGCATTGCCGAACTCACGGTTGAGGAAGGCGAGCGCGTGGCCGCGGGGGATCTTCTCGGGAAGCTCGATACGACGGCCCTGCAAATCGAACGTCGTCAGGCGGAAGCGAACCTGCGGGCGCTCGACGCCGCCGCACGCATGGCCGAAGAAGGCTATCGCGCCGAAGACATCGAACGCGCCCGCAAAGAAGTCTCCGCACTGGCCGCGCAGCGCGAGAGCGCCCGCCGCACGTACGAGCGTCAAAAGGGCTTGAGCCAAACGGGCGCGACGAGCCGGCAACTCCTCGAAGACGCCCGGTACGCCGAAACGGCGCTTGCTCGTCAGCTCGAGGGCGCTCGGGCGAATCTGCACGCCCTCGAAGCGGGTCCTCGCCCCCAGGAAGTGGAAAGCGCCCGTGCGCAGGCCGACGCGGCCGCAGCCGCCGTCGACCGTCTCACGGACCAAATCGACCGTGCGGCGCTCCTCTACGCGCCCGTCTCGGGGATCGTGCGGAGTCGCCTTGCGGAACCCGGCGACATGGCTTCGCCCGCACGCACGGTCTTTCAGTTGTCGATCGTCGACCCCAAGTGGGTGCGCGCCTACGTGACCGAGCGGCAGCTCGCGTACGTGAAGGAAGGTGCCCCCGCGCGTGTCTCAACCGATACGACGGAGCCGGTGGACGGTACCGTCGCGTTCGTTTCGAGCACGGCCGAATTCACGCCGAAGAGCGTGCAGACGGAAGAACTCCGTACGCTCCTCGTCTACGAAGTGAAGGTGTCGGTGCCCGACCCCGAAAATCGCCTGCGACTCGGACAGCCCGTGACGGTCGACTTCCCGGACGAGGCGACGACCGGGACGCCGTCGAATGCTTCGAACGACTAA